From a region of the Dunckerocampus dactyliophorus isolate RoL2022-P2 chromosome 20, RoL_Ddac_1.1, whole genome shotgun sequence genome:
- the vps45 gene encoding vacuolar protein sorting-associated protein 45 isoform X3 codes for MVYTQSEILQKEVYLFERIDSQNRESMKHLKAICFLRPTTENVEHLIQELRRPKYSVYFIYFSNVISKSEIKALAEADEQEVVAEVQEFYGDFIAVNPHLFSLNLQGVARVRALGGCCVSCALHVLVFVCVCLCVSQGRSWEPSMLHRCTQGLTSVLLALKKCPMIRYQLSSDMSKRLAESVKQIITKEYELFDFRKTEVPPLLLILDRSDDAITPLLNQWTYQAMVHELLGLNNNRIDLSRVPGISKDLREVVLSAENDEFYANNLYLNFGEIGSNIKNLMEDFQKKKPKGQQKLESISDMKAFVDNYPQFKKMSGTVSKHVTVVGELSRLVSERHLMEVSEVEQELACQNDHSSAQQSVRRLLQNPRVSELDAVRLVMLYALRYERHSSSILPTLMDELSRRGVSERHRKMVSCVVEYGGKRVRGSDLITPTDAVAITKQFFKGLKGVENVYTQHQPLLHETLDQLVKGRLKDSQFPYLGASSLRDRPQDIVVFVIGGATYEEALTVYNMNRSTPGVRMVLGGSSVLNTKSFLEEVMSAMSGSGDRVQGSSRHSNRR; via the exons ATGGTGTACACACAATCTGAGATCCTGCAGAAGGAGGTCTACCTCTTTGAGCGCATCGACTCTCAAAACAGAGAAAGCATGAAACACTTGAAGGCCATCTGCTTCCTCAGACCGACTACG GAGAATGTGGAACATCTCATCCAGGAACTGAGGAGACCAAAGTACAGTGTCTACTTTATCT acTTCAGTAACGTGATCAGTAAAAGTGAAATCAAAGCTCTTGCTGAGGCTGATGAACAGGAAGTGGTCGCTGAAGTGCAG GAGTTTTATGGGGACTTCATTGCTGTCAATCCTCACCTGTTCTCCCTCAACCTGCAAGGCGTGGCCAGGGTAAGAGCGCTAGGAGGATGCTGTGTCTCATGTGCACTGCATGTgctcgtgtttgtgtgtgtgtgtttgtgtgtgtcacagggGCGGAGCTGGGAGCCGTCCATGTTGCACCGCTGCACGCAGGGCCTGACCTCCGTCCTGCTGGCCCTCAAGAAATGTCCCATGATCCGCTACCAACTGTCCTCCGACATGTCCAAACGTCTTGCCGAGAGCGTCAAG CAAATCATCACCAAGGAATACGAGCTGTTCGACTTCAGGAAGACGGAAGTACCGCCCCTGCTGCTCATCCTGGACCGAAGTGACGACGCAATCACGCCGCTGCTCAACCAG TGGACCTACCAGGCCATGGTGCACGAGCTGCTGGGGCTCAACAACAATCGCATCGACCTGTCCAGAGTTCCCGGGATCAGCAAAGACCTGCGTGAGGTGGTCCTGTCTGCTGAGAACGACGAGTTCTACGCTAAC AACTTGTATTTGAACTTTGGAGAGATTGGCAGCAACATCAAGAACCTGATGGAGGACTTCCAGAAGAAGAAACCTAAAGGCCAGCAGAAGCTGGAGTCCATCTCTGACATGAAG GCGTTTGTGGACAACTACCCGCAGTTTAAGAAGATGTCTGGCACCGTGTCCAAACACGTGACGGTGGTGGGCGAGCTGTCGCGCCTTGTGTCAGAGCGTCACCTGATGGAGGTATCGGAAGTAGAACAGGAGCTGGCCTGTCAGAACGACCACTCCAGCGCTCAGCAG agtGTGCGTCGCCTTCTTCAGAACCCTCGCGTGTCCGAGCTGGACGCCGTGCGTCTGGTCATGCTCTACGCTCTCCGGTACGAGCGccacagcagcagcattctTCCCACTCTCATGGACGAGCTGAGCCGAAGGGGCGTGTCCGAGCGCCACCGCaag atggTGTCATGTGTGGTGGAATACGGCGGGAAGAGGGTGAGAGGAAGTGACCTCATCACGCCAACAGACGCTGTGGCCATCACCAAGCAGTTCTTCAAAGGCCTCAAG ggtGTGGAGAACGTGTACACACAACATCAGCCTCTTCTTCACGAAACTTTGGATCAGCTGGTCAAAGGTCGCCTGAAGGACAGCCAGTTTCCTTATCTTGGAGCCAGCAGCCTCAGAGACAG GCCCCAGGACATTGTGGTGTTTGTGATTGGAGGTGCCACGTACGAAGAAGCTCTGACTGTTTACAACATGAATCGCAGCACGCCGGGTGTACGCATGGTGCTGGGAGGAAGTAGCGTGCTCAACACCaagag CTTCCTGGAAGAAGTGATGTCAGCAATGAGTGGCAGCGGCGACAGAGTGCAAGGCAGCAGTCGCCATAGCAACCGCCGCTGA
- the vps45 gene encoding vacuolar protein sorting-associated protein 45 isoform X2, with translation MNVTLAVKQYVSKMIESSGAGMKVLLMDKETTSIVSMVYTQSEILQKEVYLFERIDSQNRESMKHLKAICFLRPTTENVEHLIQELRRPKYSVYFIYFSNVISKSEIKALAEADEQEVVAEVQEFYGDFIAVNPHLFSLNLQGVARGRSWEPSMLHRCTQGLTSVLLALKKCPMIRYQLSSDMSKRLAESVKQIITKEYELFDFRKTEVPPLLLILDRSDDAITPLLNQWTYQAMVHELLGLNNNRIDLSRVPGISKDLREVVLSAENDEFYANNLYLNFGEIGSNIKNLMEDFQKKKPKGQQKLESISDMKAFVDNYPQFKKMSGTVSKHVTVVGELSRLVSERHLMEVSEVEQELACQNDHSSAQQSVRRLLQNPRVSELDAVRLVMLYALRYERHSSSILPTLMDELSRRGVSERHRKMVSCVVEYGGKRVRGSDLITPTDAVAITKQFFKGLKGVENVYTQHQPLLHETLDQLVKGRLKDSQFPYLGASSLRDRPQDIVVFVIGGATYEEALTVYNMNRSTPGVRMVLGGSSVLNTKSFLEEVMSAMSGSGDRVQGSSRHSNRR, from the exons ATGAACGTGACGCTGGCGGTGAAGCAGTACGTCTCCAAGATGATCGAGAGCAGCGGGGCGGGGATGAAGGTGCTGCTCATGGACAAGGAGACG acCAGCATAGTGAGCATGGTGTACACACAATCTGAGATCCTGCAGAAGGAGGTCTACCTCTTTGAGCGCATCGACTCTCAAAACAGAGAAAGCATGAAACACTTGAAGGCCATCTGCTTCCTCAGACCGACTACG GAGAATGTGGAACATCTCATCCAGGAACTGAGGAGACCAAAGTACAGTGTCTACTTTATCT acTTCAGTAACGTGATCAGTAAAAGTGAAATCAAAGCTCTTGCTGAGGCTGATGAACAGGAAGTGGTCGCTGAAGTGCAG GAGTTTTATGGGGACTTCATTGCTGTCAATCCTCACCTGTTCTCCCTCAACCTGCAAGGCGTGGCCAGG ggGCGGAGCTGGGAGCCGTCCATGTTGCACCGCTGCACGCAGGGCCTGACCTCCGTCCTGCTGGCCCTCAAGAAATGTCCCATGATCCGCTACCAACTGTCCTCCGACATGTCCAAACGTCTTGCCGAGAGCGTCAAG CAAATCATCACCAAGGAATACGAGCTGTTCGACTTCAGGAAGACGGAAGTACCGCCCCTGCTGCTCATCCTGGACCGAAGTGACGACGCAATCACGCCGCTGCTCAACCAG TGGACCTACCAGGCCATGGTGCACGAGCTGCTGGGGCTCAACAACAATCGCATCGACCTGTCCAGAGTTCCCGGGATCAGCAAAGACCTGCGTGAGGTGGTCCTGTCTGCTGAGAACGACGAGTTCTACGCTAAC AACTTGTATTTGAACTTTGGAGAGATTGGCAGCAACATCAAGAACCTGATGGAGGACTTCCAGAAGAAGAAACCTAAAGGCCAGCAGAAGCTGGAGTCCATCTCTGACATGAAG GCGTTTGTGGACAACTACCCGCAGTTTAAGAAGATGTCTGGCACCGTGTCCAAACACGTGACGGTGGTGGGCGAGCTGTCGCGCCTTGTGTCAGAGCGTCACCTGATGGAGGTATCGGAAGTAGAACAGGAGCTGGCCTGTCAGAACGACCACTCCAGCGCTCAGCAG agtGTGCGTCGCCTTCTTCAGAACCCTCGCGTGTCCGAGCTGGACGCCGTGCGTCTGGTCATGCTCTACGCTCTCCGGTACGAGCGccacagcagcagcattctTCCCACTCTCATGGACGAGCTGAGCCGAAGGGGCGTGTCCGAGCGCCACCGCaag atggTGTCATGTGTGGTGGAATACGGCGGGAAGAGGGTGAGAGGAAGTGACCTCATCACGCCAACAGACGCTGTGGCCATCACCAAGCAGTTCTTCAAAGGCCTCAAG ggtGTGGAGAACGTGTACACACAACATCAGCCTCTTCTTCACGAAACTTTGGATCAGCTGGTCAAAGGTCGCCTGAAGGACAGCCAGTTTCCTTATCTTGGAGCCAGCAGCCTCAGAGACAG GCCCCAGGACATTGTGGTGTTTGTGATTGGAGGTGCCACGTACGAAGAAGCTCTGACTGTTTACAACATGAATCGCAGCACGCCGGGTGTACGCATGGTGCTGGGAGGAAGTAGCGTGCTCAACACCaagag CTTCCTGGAAGAAGTGATGTCAGCAATGAGTGGCAGCGGCGACAGAGTGCAAGGCAGCAGTCGCCATAGCAACCGCCGCTGA
- the vps45 gene encoding vacuolar protein sorting-associated protein 45 isoform X1: MNVTLAVKQYVSKMIESSGAGMKVLLMDKETTSIVSMVYTQSEILQKEVYLFERIDSQNRESMKHLKAICFLRPTTENVEHLIQELRRPKYSVYFIYFSNVISKSEIKALAEADEQEVVAEVQEFYGDFIAVNPHLFSLNLQGVARVRALGGCCVSCALHVLVFVCVCLCVSQGRSWEPSMLHRCTQGLTSVLLALKKCPMIRYQLSSDMSKRLAESVKQIITKEYELFDFRKTEVPPLLLILDRSDDAITPLLNQWTYQAMVHELLGLNNNRIDLSRVPGISKDLREVVLSAENDEFYANNLYLNFGEIGSNIKNLMEDFQKKKPKGQQKLESISDMKAFVDNYPQFKKMSGTVSKHVTVVGELSRLVSERHLMEVSEVEQELACQNDHSSAQQSVRRLLQNPRVSELDAVRLVMLYALRYERHSSSILPTLMDELSRRGVSERHRKMVSCVVEYGGKRVRGSDLITPTDAVAITKQFFKGLKGVENVYTQHQPLLHETLDQLVKGRLKDSQFPYLGASSLRDRPQDIVVFVIGGATYEEALTVYNMNRSTPGVRMVLGGSSVLNTKSFLEEVMSAMSGSGDRVQGSSRHSNRR, translated from the exons ATGAACGTGACGCTGGCGGTGAAGCAGTACGTCTCCAAGATGATCGAGAGCAGCGGGGCGGGGATGAAGGTGCTGCTCATGGACAAGGAGACG acCAGCATAGTGAGCATGGTGTACACACAATCTGAGATCCTGCAGAAGGAGGTCTACCTCTTTGAGCGCATCGACTCTCAAAACAGAGAAAGCATGAAACACTTGAAGGCCATCTGCTTCCTCAGACCGACTACG GAGAATGTGGAACATCTCATCCAGGAACTGAGGAGACCAAAGTACAGTGTCTACTTTATCT acTTCAGTAACGTGATCAGTAAAAGTGAAATCAAAGCTCTTGCTGAGGCTGATGAACAGGAAGTGGTCGCTGAAGTGCAG GAGTTTTATGGGGACTTCATTGCTGTCAATCCTCACCTGTTCTCCCTCAACCTGCAAGGCGTGGCCAGGGTAAGAGCGCTAGGAGGATGCTGTGTCTCATGTGCACTGCATGTgctcgtgtttgtgtgtgtgtgtttgtgtgtgtcacagggGCGGAGCTGGGAGCCGTCCATGTTGCACCGCTGCACGCAGGGCCTGACCTCCGTCCTGCTGGCCCTCAAGAAATGTCCCATGATCCGCTACCAACTGTCCTCCGACATGTCCAAACGTCTTGCCGAGAGCGTCAAG CAAATCATCACCAAGGAATACGAGCTGTTCGACTTCAGGAAGACGGAAGTACCGCCCCTGCTGCTCATCCTGGACCGAAGTGACGACGCAATCACGCCGCTGCTCAACCAG TGGACCTACCAGGCCATGGTGCACGAGCTGCTGGGGCTCAACAACAATCGCATCGACCTGTCCAGAGTTCCCGGGATCAGCAAAGACCTGCGTGAGGTGGTCCTGTCTGCTGAGAACGACGAGTTCTACGCTAAC AACTTGTATTTGAACTTTGGAGAGATTGGCAGCAACATCAAGAACCTGATGGAGGACTTCCAGAAGAAGAAACCTAAAGGCCAGCAGAAGCTGGAGTCCATCTCTGACATGAAG GCGTTTGTGGACAACTACCCGCAGTTTAAGAAGATGTCTGGCACCGTGTCCAAACACGTGACGGTGGTGGGCGAGCTGTCGCGCCTTGTGTCAGAGCGTCACCTGATGGAGGTATCGGAAGTAGAACAGGAGCTGGCCTGTCAGAACGACCACTCCAGCGCTCAGCAG agtGTGCGTCGCCTTCTTCAGAACCCTCGCGTGTCCGAGCTGGACGCCGTGCGTCTGGTCATGCTCTACGCTCTCCGGTACGAGCGccacagcagcagcattctTCCCACTCTCATGGACGAGCTGAGCCGAAGGGGCGTGTCCGAGCGCCACCGCaag atggTGTCATGTGTGGTGGAATACGGCGGGAAGAGGGTGAGAGGAAGTGACCTCATCACGCCAACAGACGCTGTGGCCATCACCAAGCAGTTCTTCAAAGGCCTCAAG ggtGTGGAGAACGTGTACACACAACATCAGCCTCTTCTTCACGAAACTTTGGATCAGCTGGTCAAAGGTCGCCTGAAGGACAGCCAGTTTCCTTATCTTGGAGCCAGCAGCCTCAGAGACAG GCCCCAGGACATTGTGGTGTTTGTGATTGGAGGTGCCACGTACGAAGAAGCTCTGACTGTTTACAACATGAATCGCAGCACGCCGGGTGTACGCATGGTGCTGGGAGGAAGTAGCGTGCTCAACACCaagag CTTCCTGGAAGAAGTGATGTCAGCAATGAGTGGCAGCGGCGACAGAGTGCAAGGCAGCAGTCGCCATAGCAACCGCCGCTGA